Proteins encoded within one genomic window of Chlorobaculum sp. MV4-Y:
- the smpB gene encoding SsrA-binding protein, with amino-acid sequence MSKKQGKPEYVTAISNRKARFEFEILDTIEAGVELLGSEVKSVRLGKASLSESYAMIHHGQVWLENMQITPYEHNTLDTLEPKRSRRLLLHKAEIMRLQSKISEKGLTLIPLKAYFNKRGVLKIELGLARGKKLYDKRETIKNRDAERQLQQLKKQY; translated from the coding sequence GTGTCCAAAAAACAAGGCAAGCCGGAGTACGTCACGGCGATCAGCAACCGCAAGGCACGGTTCGAGTTCGAGATTCTCGACACCATCGAGGCGGGCGTCGAACTGCTCGGCAGCGAGGTGAAGTCGGTGCGACTCGGCAAGGCGAGCCTGAGCGAGAGCTACGCCATGATTCACCACGGCCAGGTGTGGCTCGAAAACATGCAAATCACCCCATACGAACACAACACGCTCGACACGCTCGAACCCAAACGCAGCCGCCGCCTGCTTTTGCACAAGGCGGAGATCATGCGCCTGCAATCGAAAATCAGCGAAAAGGGACTGACCCTCATTCCGCTCAAGGCCTACTTCAACAAGCGTGGTGTGCTGAAGATCGAACTCGGCCTCGCTCGAGGCAAAAAGCTCTACGACAAACGCGAGACGATCAAGAATCGAGACGCCGAGCGTCAGCTGCAGCAACTCAAGAAACAGTATTAA
- the mreC gene encoding rod shape-determining protein MreC, translating to MSSFFRFIAKHTAYLYFLLYCALSIMLMQLQRKETLDAIRERGLVINAAIEKQFTEATAIFTQERDNQHLFLQNARLFAQLLRQQAALRDAGELHAIEANAPQWAGQFKVARVVDRRFSATDNMLILDAGSRQGIAPDMAVLTPDGLVGRVIDVSANYSKVMPVINRNFMVSVVSDSTRTNGLLSWRNGNEHLAMLDHVPVSSKLLVGEGVATSGYSTFASRGIPVGQIIRISKDKLFYNVDVRLAVDFSSLSWVLVSLAKPSMEKIELMQSPDSPGKGE from the coding sequence GTGTCGAGCTTTTTCCGTTTTATCGCCAAGCATACCGCATATCTCTATTTTCTGCTGTATTGCGCTCTCTCCATCATGCTCATGCAGCTTCAGCGCAAAGAGACGCTTGATGCAATCCGCGAGCGCGGGCTGGTCATTAACGCAGCCATTGAAAAACAGTTCACCGAAGCCACGGCCATTTTTACACAGGAACGTGACAACCAGCACCTGTTCCTGCAAAATGCGCGGCTGTTTGCCCAGCTTCTGCGCCAGCAGGCGGCGCTCCGGGACGCCGGCGAACTGCACGCCATAGAGGCAAATGCACCGCAATGGGCCGGCCAGTTCAAGGTCGCGCGGGTGGTTGACCGCCGGTTCAGTGCTACCGACAATATGCTCATTCTCGATGCCGGTTCCCGCCAGGGCATCGCCCCCGACATGGCCGTGCTGACGCCTGACGGGCTTGTGGGACGAGTGATCGACGTCTCCGCCAACTACTCGAAGGTGATGCCGGTCATCAACCGAAACTTTATGGTGAGCGTGGTTTCCGACAGCACCCGCACCAACGGCCTGCTCTCCTGGCGGAACGGCAACGAACACCTAGCCATGCTGGATCACGTGCCAGTCAGCAGCAAGCTGCTCGTAGGCGAAGGGGTTGCGACCTCCGGTTACAGTACCTTTGCCAGCCGAGGCATTCCGGTCGGCCAGATCATCCGCATATCGAAAGACAAGCTCTTCTACAACGTCGATGTGCGCCTTGCAGTCGATTTTTCATCACTCTCCTGGGTGCTCGTCTCCCTGGCAAAGCCGTCGATGGAGAAAATCGAGCTGATGCAGTCACCGGACAGCCCGGGAAAAGGAGAGTGA
- the tyrS gene encoding tyrosine--tRNA ligase: protein MIFPSVREQLDIIVNNTVEVISTDELEKKLQKSIKSGKPLKIKLGADPSRPDLHLGHSVVLRKLREFQDLGHEAILIIGDFTAMIGDPSGKSKTRPQLTAEEARENGKSYFEQASKILDPEKTTICYNADWLGQMHFADVIRLSSHYTVARMLERDDFEKRYRSQTPISIHEFLYPLAQGMDSVHLKNDVELGGTDQKFNLLVGRDLQREYGIEPQVCITMPLLVGTDGSEKMSKSLGNAICFNDTPEDMYGRTLSIPDTLIETYWNLLVPHHSGSGAPIAERIAADPRETKRELAREVVAQYYSADDAAKAQEHFDRVIVNKQAPADLPTMEFEETSMPVVELLMALEAFPSKNEARRMIQQGAVQAGDMKITDTNAVIGLGPEPLIIRAGKRKFFKVALAKKSF, encoded by the coding sequence ATGATCTTTCCATCCGTCAGGGAACAGCTCGATATCATCGTCAACAACACCGTCGAGGTCATCAGCACCGATGAGCTTGAAAAGAAGCTCCAGAAATCGATCAAAAGCGGCAAGCCGCTAAAGATCAAGCTCGGCGCTGACCCGTCGCGCCCTGATCTGCACCTCGGCCACTCGGTGGTGCTCCGCAAGTTGCGTGAATTTCAGGATTTGGGACACGAGGCGATTCTCATCATCGGCGACTTCACGGCCATGATCGGCGACCCGTCGGGCAAGAGCAAAACCCGCCCGCAGCTCACCGCCGAGGAGGCGAGGGAGAACGGCAAAAGCTACTTCGAGCAGGCATCAAAAATCCTCGATCCGGAAAAAACCACCATTTGCTACAACGCCGACTGGCTGGGCCAGATGCACTTCGCCGACGTCATCCGCCTGTCGAGCCACTACACGGTGGCGCGAATGCTGGAGCGCGATGATTTCGAAAAGCGCTACCGTTCGCAGACGCCGATCTCGATCCACGAATTTCTCTACCCGCTCGCACAGGGCATGGACTCGGTGCATCTGAAAAACGACGTAGAGCTTGGCGGCACCGACCAGAAGTTCAACCTGCTCGTCGGACGCGACCTCCAGCGCGAGTACGGCATCGAGCCGCAAGTCTGCATCACCATGCCGCTGCTCGTCGGCACCGACGGCAGCGAAAAGATGTCCAAGTCACTCGGCAACGCCATCTGCTTCAACGACACGCCAGAGGATATGTACGGCCGCACGCTCTCGATTCCCGACACGCTGATCGAGACCTACTGGAACCTGCTGGTACCGCACCATAGCGGGAGCGGCGCGCCTATCGCCGAACGGATCGCCGCCGATCCTCGCGAAACGAAGCGCGAACTGGCCCGCGAGGTGGTGGCGCAATACTATTCGGCGGACGATGCTGCAAAAGCGCAGGAGCACTTCGACCGGGTGATCGTCAACAAACAGGCTCCAGCGGATCTGCCAACCATGGAGTTCGAGGAGACCTCGATGCCAGTGGTCGAGCTGCTCATGGCGCTCGAGGCGTTCCCGTCGAAAAACGAGGCCCGGCGCATGATCCAGCAGGGCGCGGTGCAGGCTGGCGACATGAAGATCACTGACACCAACGCTGTGATCGGACTCGGTCCAGAACCTTTGATCATCCGCGCAGGCAAGCGGAAATTTTTCAAGGTGGCGCTCGCAAAAAAATCGTTTTGA
- a CDS encoding pyruvoyl-dependent arginine decarboxylase, whose protein sequence is MSFVPTKVFFTKGVGRHKEYLSSFELALRDAKIEKCNLVTVSSIFPPKCERISVEEGLKYLKPGQITFAVMARNSTNENNRLISASVGVALPADDSQYGYLSEHHPYGETAEQSGEYAEDLAATMLATTLGIEFDPNKDWDEREGIYKMSGKIVNSFNITESAEGETGMWTTVISCAVLLP, encoded by the coding sequence TTGTCATTCGTCCCGACAAAAGTATTCTTCACCAAGGGTGTCGGAAGACACAAAGAGTATCTCTCTTCGTTCGAGCTCGCACTGCGCGATGCCAAAATCGAAAAGTGCAACCTGGTGACGGTTTCCAGTATCTTTCCTCCCAAATGCGAGCGCATCAGCGTCGAAGAGGGACTGAAGTACCTCAAGCCGGGGCAGATCACCTTTGCGGTCATGGCACGTAACTCGACCAACGAAAACAACCGCCTCATCTCCGCTTCGGTTGGCGTAGCGCTTCCGGCTGACGACAGCCAGTACGGCTACCTCTCCGAGCACCATCCGTATGGCGAAACTGCCGAGCAGTCGGGCGAATACGCCGAGGATCTGGCCGCCACGATGCTGGCAACCACGCTCGGTATCGAATTTGATCCCAACAAGGACTGGGACGAACGCGAGGGCATCTACAAAATGAGCGGCAAGATCGTCAACTCCTTCAACATCACCGAGTCTGCCGAAGGCGAAACCGGCATGTGGACGACCGTCATCTCCTGCGCGGTGCTGCTGCCGTAA
- the nadA gene encoding quinolinate synthase NadA has translation MTTATDMQKEAAGLSTEELIRRVQALKKEMNAIVLAHYYTLPEIQQAADIVGDSLALARAAEKTSADVIVFAGVYFMAETAKILNPGKMVLMPDPGAGCPLADSCPEDEFRAFREAHPDAIAITYVNSSAAIKKLSDIICTSSNAEHIVRQIPPEKKIIFGPDRNLGAWVMKRTGRDMLLWQGFCYVHEAYSEVYMIQAKAMYPDAELIAHPECREEVLRHASFVGSTSALLEYTEKSPCKSFIVATEPGILYEMEKRSPGKTFISAPKDPANPRSVCKQMKQNTLDKLYLCMVNRAPEITVDESLREGALKSIRRMLEMSA, from the coding sequence ATGACCACAGCAACCGATATGCAGAAAGAGGCGGCGGGCCTTTCGACCGAAGAGCTGATCCGGAGGGTGCAGGCTCTCAAGAAGGAGATGAACGCCATCGTCCTTGCCCACTACTATACCCTGCCGGAAATCCAGCAGGCGGCGGACATCGTGGGCGACAGCCTCGCGCTCGCGCGTGCGGCGGAAAAGACTTCGGCTGACGTGATTGTCTTTGCCGGGGTGTACTTCATGGCCGAGACCGCCAAGATTCTCAATCCCGGCAAGATGGTGCTCATGCCCGACCCGGGCGCGGGCTGTCCCTTGGCCGACAGTTGCCCCGAGGATGAGTTCCGCGCCTTCCGCGAGGCGCACCCCGACGCCATCGCCATCACCTACGTCAATTCGTCGGCGGCGATCAAGAAGCTTTCGGATATCATCTGCACTTCGTCGAACGCCGAGCACATCGTTCGCCAGATTCCGCCGGAGAAGAAGATCATCTTCGGCCCCGACCGCAACCTCGGCGCGTGGGTGATGAAGCGCACGGGCCGTGACATGCTGCTCTGGCAGGGCTTCTGCTACGTGCACGAGGCTTACTCTGAAGTCTACATGATTCAGGCCAAGGCGATGTACCCCGATGCGGAGCTGATCGCTCATCCCGAGTGCCGCGAGGAGGTGCTTCGTCACGCCTCGTTCGTCGGCTCGACTTCGGCGCTGCTCGAGTACACCGAAAAGAGTCCGTGCAAAAGCTTCATCGTAGCGACTGAGCCGGGTATTCTCTACGAAATGGAGAAGCGCTCGCCGGGCAAGACCTTCATTTCGGCACCAAAAGACCCGGCCAATCCGCGCAGCGTCTGCAAGCAGATGAAGCAGAACACGCTCGACAAGCTCTACCTCTGCATGGTGAACCGCGCGCCCGAGATCACCGTCGATGAGAGCCTGCGCGAAGGCGCGCTGAAGTCGATCAGGAGAATGCTCGAAATGTCTGCCTGA
- the mreD gene encoding rod shape-determining protein MreD, which yields MNKYLLYTIAVIILAFVQRFLVSKLLILHVSPDILAIFIAFISMSTGQRTGTNFGFGAGLVAGVLSGDLGLSALLGTAQGFVAGFFHVPQESHATSVKKKRMFYAASATALIAGNLLQSLLSDPLSLPLYVRIPETVILGTLMSMMLTVLLYHFALKKLLKD from the coding sequence TTGAACAAGTATCTTCTTTATACCATCGCCGTGATCATTCTGGCTTTCGTGCAGCGCTTTCTCGTTTCAAAGCTGCTCATTCTACACGTATCCCCCGACATTCTGGCCATCTTCATCGCGTTCATCTCCATGTCCACCGGCCAGAGAACCGGCACGAACTTCGGCTTCGGAGCCGGCCTCGTCGCCGGGGTTCTCTCGGGCGACTTAGGCTTGTCGGCCCTTCTGGGCACTGCTCAGGGATTTGTGGCAGGCTTCTTCCATGTACCCCAGGAGAGCCATGCGACCTCGGTCAAGAAAAAGCGTATGTTCTATGCTGCGTCCGCAACCGCGCTGATAGCCGGGAACCTGCTTCAGTCGCTTCTTTCTGACCCGCTCTCGCTCCCCCTCTATGTCAGAATACCGGAGACAGTCATCCTCGGCACCCTCATGAGCATGATGCTGACCGTGCTGCTCTATCACTTCGCCCTGAAGAAACTGCTGAAGGATTGA
- a CDS encoding FAD-binding oxidoreductase — MNFKNEPAAIAGFLEDTSNLKNGWTPGVFFPETLEEVAALLRNAHADGRRYTIAGNGTGTTGARIPFGDHVIAMQKLDSIGEVERTGDGRALLRVEGGALLQNVQSKAAAAGWIYPPDPTEKTCFIGSTISNNSTGSRSLKYGPTRNHVQALKVALPQGDILDIERGQYIADAEERFHLDLPIAGRVAFRIPDYQIPATSKHNAGYWSKPGMDLIDLFIGSEGTLGVILEATLLLQPAPERVIACLAWFQSEEELLDFVGKARAGNGGVSPRALELFDRRALEFLRQSYPEIAKETAGAIYFEEETTAEHEDTCLEAWLELMEQCGSPVEQSWAALDAEGLQKLRDFRHQLPVLVNEWLSRQSESKVSTDMALPDERFADLFRLYRDTCDREGFTYIIFGHIGNAHLHLNILPRNHEEFVRAKTLYRQLVSEVLAMGGTLSAEHGIGKLKSEYLVQMYGRKGIMEMVRVKKAFDPYLVLNIGNMIPVEYYESET; from the coding sequence ATGAACTTTAAAAATGAACCGGCGGCCATTGCGGGCTTTCTCGAAGACACGAGCAACCTGAAAAACGGCTGGACGCCCGGCGTCTTCTTCCCCGAAACGCTGGAGGAGGTCGCGGCGCTCCTGCGCAATGCGCACGCCGACGGGCGGCGCTACACCATCGCAGGCAACGGCACCGGCACGACTGGTGCGCGGATTCCGTTCGGGGATCACGTCATCGCCATGCAGAAGCTCGACAGCATCGGCGAGGTGGAGCGGACCGGCGACGGGCGGGCGCTGCTTCGCGTCGAGGGTGGCGCACTGTTGCAGAATGTGCAGTCCAAAGCGGCGGCGGCAGGCTGGATCTACCCGCCCGATCCGACCGAAAAAACCTGCTTTATCGGCAGCACCATCTCCAACAACTCCACCGGCTCGCGCTCGCTGAAGTACGGCCCGACACGAAACCACGTGCAGGCGCTGAAGGTAGCGCTGCCGCAAGGCGACATTCTCGACATCGAGCGTGGGCAGTATATCGCCGATGCGGAGGAACGTTTCCACCTCGATCTTCCGATTGCCGGTCGTGTAGCGTTCCGGATTCCGGACTACCAGATTCCAGCCACCTCGAAGCACAACGCGGGCTACTGGTCAAAACCGGGTATGGATCTGATCGACCTCTTCATCGGCTCGGAGGGCACACTCGGCGTCATCCTCGAAGCCACGCTGCTGCTACAACCCGCGCCGGAGCGGGTAATCGCCTGCCTCGCCTGGTTCCAGAGCGAGGAGGAACTGCTCGACTTTGTCGGCAAGGCGCGCGCCGGAAACGGAGGCGTGAGTCCGCGAGCGCTCGAACTCTTCGACCGTCGCGCCCTCGAATTCCTCCGCCAGAGCTATCCGGAGATTGCGAAGGAGACGGCAGGAGCAATCTATTTCGAAGAGGAGACAACCGCCGAACATGAGGATACCTGCCTCGAAGCGTGGCTGGAACTGATGGAACAGTGCGGCTCGCCGGTCGAACAGAGCTGGGCTGCACTCGATGCGGAGGGACTGCAGAAGCTCCGCGACTTCCGCCACCAGTTGCCGGTGCTGGTCAACGAGTGGCTCAGCCGCCAGTCGGAGAGCAAGGTGAGCACCGACATGGCGCTGCCGGACGAGCGCTTCGCCGACCTCTTCCGGCTCTACCGCGACACCTGCGACCGTGAAGGCTTCACCTACATCATCTTCGGCCACATCGGCAACGCCCACCTGCACCTGAACATTCTGCCACGCAACCACGAAGAGTTCGTCCGCGCAAAAACGCTCTACCGCCAGCTCGTCTCGGAAGTGCTCGCGATGGGCGGCACGCTGTCGGCGGAACACGGTATCGGCAAACTCAAGAGCGAATATCTGGTACAGATGTACGGTCGCAAAGGCATCATGGAAATGGTGCGTGTAAAAAAAGCATTCGACCCTTATCTTGTGCTCAACATCGGAAACATGATTCCGGTAGAATACTACGAATCCGAAACCTGA
- a CDS encoding co-chaperone GroES family protein, translating to MLFDKRRNATDKFIVVGDRVLIKPKSLDETTKSGIYLPPGVQEKAKIQSGYVLKTGPGYPVGPPNDTDEPWKERAESPQYIPLQAKTGDLAIFVQNSAWEIEYEEERYLIVPNSAILLLIREDDDLEDYLS from the coding sequence ATGTTATTTGACAAACGCAGAAACGCTACGGATAAATTCATCGTTGTCGGAGACCGGGTACTCATCAAGCCGAAATCCCTTGACGAGACAACCAAATCCGGCATCTACCTCCCTCCGGGCGTTCAGGAAAAAGCTAAAATCCAGAGCGGTTACGTTCTCAAAACAGGGCCGGGCTATCCGGTCGGCCCGCCAAATGATACCGACGAACCCTGGAAAGAGCGGGCTGAAAGTCCCCAGTACATTCCGCTTCAGGCCAAAACCGGCGATCTGGCCATCTTCGTCCAGAACAGCGCCTGGGAGATCGAGTACGAAGAGGAGCGCTATCTGATCGTGCCCAATTCAGCCATTCTTTTGCTGATCAGGGAAGACGATGACCTGGAAGACTATCTGAGTTGA
- the mrdA gene encoding penicillin-binding protein 2 — MDDFLRGIKLTILLIAAVFLFFTARLAWLQIVQHDDIGSRSGSIRRIREQAPRGHFIDRNGETVLENQALYTLKIIPNELRASSIPYLAYLLEIPVDELNEKVAEAKDYSPFAVSTVYRDLNEFVVARISENLWRLPGVIIEIEDKRKYSDLFRGTHMFGYLRSVNKTQLDTLAEKGYTPDDKIGFSGLERFYEEELRGEKGTRYELVNPLGMLVGKYNEGQSDIPSVKGNDLYLTIDAHLQQLAENLLRATGRQGAIVAIDPSTGGVLALCSEPDFDLDILNGKTRKKEWAEIALSPEKPLFNRAIQAVYPPGSTYKMVLAIAGLEEGVIKPENTILCTGSWNFGGRVFHCHGGHAHGIVNLKKAIIESCNIYFYQLMLKVGLDTWDKYGKMFGFGQQEGIDLPGERKGFLPTTDYYNKRYGEGRWTRGYLVSLGIGQGELGVTPLQLANYAATIANNGTWHEPHIVRGYRDTRTGIYVPIDHASRTLPVSKQTFGIIKEAMQGVVTQGTGTLAQIPGVTVAGKTGTAQNPHGKDHAWFICFAPVENPKIAIAVLVENAGFGGSISAPIAREMMNYYLVEKNKPKTKTADSTAVAKVKKLNNSLNTKQAAAKAAIDSTGTAPQSDLESGD; from the coding sequence ATGGACGATTTTCTGCGCGGAATCAAGCTGACCATACTCCTCATCGCAGCCGTCTTCCTGTTTTTCACAGCTCGTCTCGCCTGGCTCCAGATTGTCCAGCATGACGACATCGGTTCGAGATCGGGAAGCATCCGGAGAATACGGGAACAGGCTCCGAGAGGCCATTTCATCGACCGGAACGGCGAAACCGTTCTCGAAAACCAGGCACTCTACACCCTCAAGATCATCCCCAACGAGCTGCGGGCATCGAGCATTCCGTACCTGGCCTACCTGCTTGAAATTCCGGTAGATGAGCTGAACGAGAAGGTCGCCGAAGCGAAAGATTACAGTCCGTTTGCTGTTTCGACCGTCTACCGCGACCTGAACGAGTTCGTCGTGGCACGCATCAGCGAGAACCTCTGGCGATTGCCCGGCGTGATCATCGAGATCGAGGACAAGCGAAAATACAGCGATCTGTTCCGGGGAACCCACATGTTCGGTTATCTCCGCAGCGTAAACAAGACACAGCTCGACACGCTGGCCGAAAAGGGGTACACGCCGGATGACAAGATCGGTTTTTCCGGTCTCGAACGCTTCTACGAAGAGGAGTTGCGGGGCGAAAAGGGCACTCGTTACGAACTGGTCAATCCGCTCGGGATGCTCGTGGGAAAATACAATGAGGGCCAAAGCGACATCCCGTCCGTCAAGGGTAACGATCTCTATCTCACCATCGACGCTCACCTGCAGCAGCTTGCCGAAAATCTGCTCCGGGCGACAGGCAGACAGGGAGCAATCGTGGCTATCGATCCCTCGACCGGCGGCGTGCTGGCGCTGTGCAGCGAACCTGATTTCGACCTCGACATCCTCAATGGCAAAACCAGAAAAAAAGAGTGGGCCGAAATCGCCCTTTCACCTGAAAAGCCGCTTTTCAACCGCGCCATCCAGGCCGTCTATCCACCCGGTTCAACCTACAAAATGGTGCTCGCGATAGCCGGACTCGAAGAGGGGGTCATCAAACCGGAAAATACCATTCTCTGCACCGGAAGCTGGAACTTTGGCGGACGCGTTTTCCACTGCCACGGCGGCCATGCTCACGGCATCGTTAACCTTAAAAAAGCGATCATCGAGTCCTGCAACATCTACTTCTACCAGCTCATGCTCAAGGTTGGACTCGACACGTGGGATAAATACGGTAAAATGTTCGGATTCGGCCAGCAGGAAGGCATCGACCTCCCCGGTGAACGCAAGGGTTTCTTGCCTACAACCGATTACTACAACAAGCGTTACGGTGAGGGACGCTGGACCAGAGGCTACCTGGTCAGCCTCGGCATCGGCCAGGGAGAGCTTGGCGTCACTCCCCTGCAACTGGCCAACTACGCAGCGACCATCGCCAACAACGGCACCTGGCACGAACCGCACATTGTCAGGGGCTACCGCGACACGCGCACCGGCATCTATGTGCCGATCGATCACGCATCGCGAACCCTGCCGGTTTCGAAACAGACCTTCGGAATCATCAAGGAGGCAATGCAGGGCGTGGTGACGCAGGGGACTGGCACGCTGGCGCAGATACCGGGTGTAACGGTCGCGGGCAAAACCGGCACCGCGCAGAACCCGCACGGCAAGGATCACGCCTGGTTCATCTGCTTCGCTCCGGTCGAAAACCCGAAAATCGCCATCGCGGTGCTGGTCGAAAATGCCGGTTTCGGCGGCAGCATCTCCGCGCCGATCGCCCGGGAGATGATGAACTATTACCTTGTCGAAAAGAACAAGCCAAAAACGAAAACTGCCGACAGCACCGCGGTCGCCAAAGTCAAAAAGCTGAACAATTCACTGAATACCAAACAGGCCGCCGCGAAAGCAGCAATCGACTCTACCGGCACTGCGCCGCAGAGCGATCTGGAGAGTGGAGACTGA